One region of Quercus lobata isolate SW786 chromosome 2, ValleyOak3.0 Primary Assembly, whole genome shotgun sequence genomic DNA includes:
- the LOC115976317 gene encoding syntaxin-22-like, producing the protein MSFQDFQKPSSSVGGRSQPQSPSQAVAAAIFQINTAVSAFRRLVDAIGTAKDTPLHRQKLHTTRQRILQLVKDTSAKIKTLSDFDHDISVNPSKKIEDAKLVRDFQTTLQEFQKAQQLASERESTYSPSAPPPSKTSDSDEYSAPSVDQENRPFLYDQKRQEVVLLDNEISFNEAMIDEREQGIKDIEEQIGQANEIFKDLAVLVHEQGVVIDDIHSNIESSSAATTQGRVQLAKASKSSKSKSSWCWWVLVIVVIAMIIFLLVLII; encoded by the exons ATGAGTTTCCAGGATTTCCAGAAGCCATCGTCCTCAGTGGGCGGTCGATCGCAGCCGCAAAGCCCATCGCAGGCTGTGGCTGCCGCCATTTTCCAGATCAACACCGCCGTCTCAGCTTTCCGCCGACTCGTCGACGCCATCGGAACCGCCAAGGACACTCCTCTTCACCGTCAGAAGCT gcACACCACAAGGCAACGGATACTACAATTAGTCAAAGACACCTCTGCTAAGATCAAAACCTTGAGCGATTTCGACCACGATATCTCTGTCAAT CCTAGTAAGAAAATAGAAGATGCAAAGCTTGTCAGAGATTTCCAAACTACATTGCAAGAGTTCCAGAAAGCTCAGCAGCTTGCCTCTGAGCGCGAGTCCACTTACTCTCCTTCTGCTCCTCCTCCGTCGAAAAC CTCCGACTCTGATGAATATTCGGCACCCAGTGTGGATCAGGAAAACAGGCCTTTTCTATATGATCAGAAGCg GCAGGAGGTAGTTCTGTTGGACAATGAAATTTCCTTCAATGAAGCTATGATTGATGAAAGGGAACAGGGTATTAAGGACATTGAAGAGCAAATTGGACAAGCAAATGAAATATTCAAGGACCTTGCTGTTCTTGTTCATGAGCAGGGTGTCGTTATTG ATGACATTCACTCAAACATTGAGTCTTCTTCTGCTGCTACAACTCAAGGTCGAGTTCAGCTAGCTAAGGCTTCCAAAAGTTCAAAATCCAAGTCCTCATGG